Sequence from the uncultured Flavobacterium sp. genome:
CGATCAACTTAATGGTATTTTCTATCGTCTTTTTTATCGCTGTTTTACTAATCTCTCAAATAGTTTAGATAATATTTAATGTAGTTTATTTCAGAATGATAAAATTTTATTATTTTGGCAAAAACTTTTACTATATAATTTACTAAACCGAATACAACCAAACCATTATGAAAATTATAAACCCCATTATTGATCCAAAAATCAATCTAACATCGAAAAAAAGTTTCTTTTCAAGCTTATTTCAAAACAAAACAGAAGAACCTATTAATGCTACAATAGAAAAGCCAAATAAAGAAGTTCGTAAGAATAAATAAATTAAAAACCTCCAAATCAAACGACTTTGGAGGTTTTTTTTATTTTCTAAAATTATTTCTTTGCATATTGCCAGAATCTGCCTTTTCCTTCCGCAATCCATTCCAGAGATTGTTCAATTCGTTTTTGTCTTGTAGCATCAGTTTTAGCGTCGATTATCCAAACTAAATAATCTTTGCGATAAGCATCTGATTTCGATTCCCAAATCTCTTTTGCTTTTTTATTTGCGTTAAGCGCTTCAACTAAATAATCAGGCGTTTCGATCACTTTTGGTTTGTCAGATACAGGTTTTTCTTTTTTGATTCCATTCTCATTAATTGTCATTGCTTCTTTAAGGAGTGAAACCAAAACATCTTTTGATGGTAATTCAGACACAGATTTCAATTTATCCATGTAACCAAATTTCTTTCCCGCTTTTACACTTTCTGCGATTTCTTTGTCTTTTATAAATTCGGCTTTATAAATACTAAAGGAACAATGATTTTTGAAACCTGCAATCATACATAAATGATCGCCTTTATAAGAATAATGAGGCGTTCCCCATTTTATATCTTCCGCTGCATCCGGACAAGTTTCGTGAATAATTTGTCGTAAATATTCCAGAATTGGCTTCGCAAAACCTTCAGATTTTGCAATATATTCGTCTACTTTTGAATTTAATTGTGCCATTTTAATTTTGTTTTTATAATGGGAAATCCGCTGCTAAAGATAATCCGTATTTTTAAATTTCTCAAAATAATCACATTAATAAATGCAAAATAGCATTGATATCCAGATGGTTTTATTCAAGGTCTAATTTTTTTTATTAAGATATTCAAATGTTAATGGATAATTAAAATGTGAGATATTTAGCTTAGTTATGATACAATTTATATATTGTTTAAGTCTAATTAGTTCTTTTTCAGTTTTGTACTGTTAAATTTGATATATTTACACGAATAAATTAATTATATTAAGATGCAAGAAGGTACAGTAAAATTCTTCAATGAAGAAAAAGGTTTTGGTTTTATTACACCAAAAAATGGTGGTAGTGAAATTTTTGTTCATGTTTCAGGTTTATCAGAAAATATCCGTGAGAACGATGAAGTACGTTACGACGTAGCAGAAGGTAAAAAAGGACCTAATGCAGTAAATGTTGTGGTAGCCTAATACATTAGGACAAAGAAAAAAAAGCACCTGTCGAAAAACAGGTGCTTTTTTTTTGATGAAAAAACATTTAGATATACCTAGTTTTTATAATGGATTATTTGAAAACTTGATAGCGTTCAAATCAATAGTTTCAGGTTCCTGATCACTTATTTCAAATGAAACTTCGATTTCATTTTCAGATACAAATTTTATTGTTTTGCCACATCCGTGATTACAAGATTCTACAATTATGGGAAAATACAATTTTTTGTTTTTATCGTATCCGAGAATGTTATTTCGAAAATAACTGACAATTTTGAAAGAGTCATTTTCGATAAAGTCATTTTTATCATAGTTTCCATTAAATTTAAATAAATCTTCTGTATAATAAGTACTTGTAATAATATCAGGTGATTTTCCGTTTTTTGGCGCATTATCAGAATACCATTTATTCTCAAAATTTTTATAATAATTAATATCTTTTTCTTTTCCGGTTGGCGTGTAAATCCATTTGCTTTTGTTTGCAAACTCATACAATTCTTTCTTGATCTCAGGATTAGAATCCAAAATTTTATTTTCAGCAAAATCACCTTCAAGGGCTTCTCCGGATACTAAACTATGTTCCCCAATATATTGTAAAGTATAAAATTTTAGAGTATCCATATTTAACATTATAAAAATCAAATACTTACTAGGATCTCCATTGCCTAAAGGAGATTCCATAAACGAAAATAGAAAATAGTCTACGTTTTGAACCTTCTTTCTTACTCGACGCTTCGAATTAGAATCCATATATACATAATTGTAATCGCTTACAAGTAAAGTATCGGTCTTAATAAGTTGAAGTTTTTCTTTGTTTCTTTTATATTTTGAAGCTATCAGTACATTTTTATCACCATCAAGCAAAAATTCATCATCATCGCTGGCTTCGCTTCCTGATATTTCAATAGTCTCAGTATCATCCTCATTATTTATAGAGAATAAAGTTATTGTTTTATCAGTTACAGCTATTTTGGAGCTATCTTTTTTAGGAGTTGTATTTGCTTTATTATCAGCTTTTTTTTCATCATTCTTGCAAGAAGAAAAAGTAATAAGAGCTAAAAGAATTATGGCAAGTTGGTTTTTAATTGCTTTCAATTAATTGACAGTTTTTGGTTGATGGAAAGATAAAATTTATTTTATGATTTAAAAATAAAGTAGCCAAAGTCTTTTTAAAATTTTATAATTATTGCTTTAATATCTTGGAGTTGACAACTAAAATTTGCTAGTTTTACTTAAAAACAAATTGTGGTAAAAAAAGCACTATTCCTATTTCTTATTTCAATTCTTACAACATCGTGCAAACAAGAAATGAAAGAACCAATTAAAAAAATCCCCAAGGAAACTCAGAAAGTTGCTGAAGATAAAATTGAACCAGTAATTAATGATCAATTAACTGATTTTGTTGGATTATATGAATATGAAGATAAAGATAATCCAAAGGAAAGTCTTTTTCTGGTTTTGAAAATAGTTGACACTAAAAGCATTGCCAATTTTGAAGGATATGCGTGGGAAGAAAAAAATGAAAAAGGAGAAGTAGCTGAGAAAACATTAGCGGGATTACTTTACGGAAATACCGATTTGTTTCAGGATGTTAGAGAAGGTTATGCTCCGGGGTTTTTTGTTGCCAATGTACAAGTTGAACCATTTCGTAATACTGAATTAAAAGTAAGTATAGATGGAGATTCTTCGGCTATTTTCGAAGATCCTATTCCGCTAAGTATTAAATCAACCAAAGAAGCTTTAGCAAAAGGATATAAAATATGGGAAGTAACAGAAATGGATATTGCCAAAAATTTAATTTTTGAAGTAAAAAATTCTAATGAATTAATATTGAAATCTGATCTTGGTTCAGATGAAAAAACATTCAGTAAGACAAAATAATATTTAGAGAATTAAAATATGAACGAGCAACTTACTGAAATCATAAAGCAGGTTTATCATAAGAAAAACAGAAATCTCTTTACGTTTTTAACCGGCGCCGGAATTTCTGCAGAAAGCGGTATTCCGACTTATAGAGGAGTTGATGGAATCTGGGTAAAAGGAACGAAATTTCATAAACCGGAGGAATTTGGAACGTTTAAATATTTTAAAGAAAATCCCGAAGAAGTTTGGCAATATTCACTCTTTAGAAAAAAGATGTTTGAAAATGCGCAGACCAATAAAAGTCATCATGAAATTGCAGAAATTGAAAATTTGTTGCAAGACAGATTTCACTTAATAACTCAAAATATAGACAATTTGCACAGGCGTTCCGGTGTAGAAAGAATATACGAAATACACGGAAATAACAGAGAAATTAAATGCTCGAATGGTTGTAAAGAAATCGAGTTTTTGCCCGCAGAAATTGAAGGTAAAAACATAGATGAAGATCTCACAGAAAAAGATATCGAATTACTGAAATGCAAAGAATGCGGAAGTTGGATGAGATCAAATATACTTTGGTTTGATGAATATTATGATGAAAAGACAAACAAAAAATTCAGTTCTTTAAAAATAGCCAAAAACTCTGGAATTCTTTTTATTGTGGGAACATCCGGAGCAACAAATTTGCCAATGGCAATTGCAGAAACTACATTAAAATACGGAGGAACTATTGTTGATATTAATACTGAAGACAATTTATTTACAGCACTTATTAAAGACAAGAAAAATAAAATTATCATTCGGGAAACTTCAACCGAAGCTTTGAAAACAATTCGGGAAATATTAGAAAATATAACAAAAGAATAAACTGTTTTAAATGTAAAATTTATGTGCGAAACCGGAAAAGAAATTAAGCTTTGTACTTGCTTTCCAGCGACTATGAATAAGATTGTGCACCACAAAAATTCCAGAAAATCCAAAAATAAAAGGCGTAACGATTTTACTTGGACATTAAAAAGATGTTTGGGATTTAGTAACTCTACAATGGATGGAATGGGATATATGCCAGACGAGACTTTATCAGAAGATTTGACAAATGAAAAAATGCTTATTGATCTAAATAGCAGAAATTGTTTCGATTTTGATTATAAGCCTAGTGAAGGAGATAATCTCCAAATTTTTGGTCCGGAAATTTATGGGGGAAGACACTTATCTTTTATTTTTGAAAATGAAGAATGGATAGCTGATTCTTATTTAGCTTTCATGTATGAGCTGGAAAAAATAAACTATGGAAAAGTAACTTTTGAAGATAAAACGGAGAATAAAAATGATTAAAAAAATACTACTATTATTAATAACTTCTTTAATTATTACAAGCTGTAAAAATGAAAAAGAAGAGAATAAAGTTATAGTTACAAAAAGCGATAACAGTAAAAATTCGGAAGACCTTTTAGAAAAAGACAAAGATTCTAAAACCTTAGATTTACAGGATGAAAATAGCGAGGAACCACCTAAAGAATCACTTTTTAAATGCAAACAAAATGACAACGGTGTTTCAATATATGACGATCCTCTAAATAAAACATGTGTCTGTAATGAAAGCACCTTTGACAGCGCATATGAAATTTTTTATAAGGAATCACCGGATTACATTCAGCATAATTTATTAAAAAATTTGCCACAAGAAAATCACGTATGGAAAGCTGCCGATGCCGACGTTACTTATACTTGGATTTTGCAGGATACTTTAAAAATAAATATGTTTTTTCAAGGTGGCGAAAACAATTATGTGTTTTACAAAAACAGCGACGATAAAATGGAATACAAAGAATATTTATCGCTTCCTTAATTGAAATTTAATCGCAACTTAAACCATACAAATCTAATCCGCCTAGAAGTATCGTGTTGAATTTGTTGTTTTTTTGCTGAACCAGAACTCTTCTTTCAGGGAATTTACATTTTGACAGTTTTGAATTTTTCCCCCATAAGAAATCATCATTATAAGTAAAATATGCCGGACCATTATTAGCAAAAATTTTTACTTTGGTTGGATCGGTATCAAAATATCTATAAACCAAACTATCATCTATTTTTTGAATTTTATTTTGAACGGCATAATAATTCTTCCCGTAAGTTAGTTTTAATGGTTTGATGGAGCAGAGAAGAGGTTTACCATTTTTTGCGGTATCAAAATTTTTAATAGTCAAGCCAATAAAATTTTCTCTGCAATCGTCGATTCTGCAAACTACTTCATCGACAGTTACTTCTGAGAAACCTTTGGTTCCGTAAACATAGTATTTAGGCTCGATAATTTTCTTAATCTCTTTTTCTAATTCTTTACTTTTAATAAGCTGAACGATTCCTAAAGTATCATAATATTCGAACTTTCGTTTTTTTGCAGACCAATGATCATAAAAACCAGTTTCTAACGAATCGGTTTCGTTTATTGTGCGGTAGATTTTTTCGTATTCAGGATTTTTACCAGAATCAAATATTTCAACAACAATTGCTGTAGTATTATTTGCCAGATTGTAGACAGGATAAATCGTGTTATCTGTTATTTCTGCTTCTAGTTGTTTAGTATCGTTAGTCACATTTTGTAATTGAATATTCTTGATTTTGTTGTCTTTATCTTTACAGGAAATGAATAAGGAAAATGAGATAATGAATATTATAATAGTTGTTTTATGCATTGAAGACTTTTTTTAAATATTGTATGATTAAAAAAACAGAAAGATGATTAACAACAACCTATTATATCAACCGCTTTTTTTAGTTTTTTTGAATACCCAATATAAGTGGTATCTTCTTCTCCAAGTGAAATTATGAATAAAGGTCTTTTATCATTTTGACAATCAATAAAGGCATCATAATCTAGAAAATCGTCTTTTGATTGTCCAAAAATATCATCTTTTTTCATTTCATTTTTATCAGATACATTCTGAAATGATTCTTTACTTAATACGTCTTTAGCTTTAGTTAGAATATATTTTTCCAGTTCGGCATCACTTTTAATAAATTCTAAATCATAACCATTTATCAAATAATAAGTTTCGAATGATTTTTCATAAATCATTTCGCCAGCATTATTAAAAATTTGTAATACAGATGTGGTTTTGTTTATATTTCCTTTTGGAACATTAAATATAAATTTATCATCAGTCGATAAATCTGAAAATTTTGCAAAGAGAGAATCTCTAAACTCTTCTTTGAGTACAGTATTACTAGCATCATAATACACTGTTTCAGATGTTTTTACTACAGAATTCAAAGTGTCTTCTTTTGGTTCTATGTTTTTCAAACTATCACTTGCTATTGAAGCTTTTTCGGTTTGTTGTTTTTCAGCTCGATTGCAGGCATAAAAACATAAAATAGTAACAAGACAAATTAGAGTATTTCGAAGCATTATTGGCGATTGTATTTTGGTTATGGTTAATCCAAATATACAGAAGTATTTTAAAAAAAATCATCAGTTTTATAAAGATATTTAGTGCCTAATGGCACATTACAGCTCTTGATTTACATTATAAATAAAAAAAGGATATGCAAACAAGAATATAGTTGAGTGTTATATTTTCATTTGCATATTCAAGATAAAAAAGAAATTTTGCGGACACAAATATTATAAATAAATTTCAAACACGAATTGCACGAATTAGCACAAATTCTAATAAGTTAACCTTGTTTGTGAAATTAATTTCACAAACAAATTAGTGACAATTAGTGCAATTTGTGTTTTTCATATTTGTGTACACACGGTAGTTTATAGAGCAGTAATTTTTACAGAACTGGCTTTGTCATTAAAACTTCCTAAACAGCTATTATTTCCCGTTATTACAACAGATTCACCTCCATAATTATCGTTTTGATACATGGTGATTTTGTATCCGCTTTCTAATCGAACAGAAGACAAATCATCATTTACAATTCCGTAAGATTTTAGCTGAGCCAATGTATAATTACCAACAGGCAAAGCGATTGCATAACCTGTATAATTGCAATTTTGGTAAAGCGTTACAATACCTCCAGCCGAAGCATTGTATTTATTATCGGTATAAATGCGCGAAAGATTGCCTACGCCATCAAAATAATTATCAGCTAGTTTTGCAGGATCTGTTGCAAATTCGCCACCTTGTACAATCGCATCATTTCCATCATTCCATGCCCACGGAGCGTTTGCGCCGCCGGTTTTAAAATCATTTCCTGTAAATCCTCCGCCTGGACTAGAAAACAATTGTGTATTAAATCGTTGATCCCATAATCCGCCGCTTTCAAAAATATCGACAAGTTTATATTCCACATAATTATCATAATTATCAGCTGGTATTTGCGCCACTCCGCTTGAAGATGGATAATAGATAATTCCGTCTCCGTCAATATCGTGCTGCGGCCACGCTTTAAGACTATGGCCTTTAGAATCTTGTGCCGTAACAGGATGCAATTCTCCGTTAAAATCTCTCATTTGCAAAGTTCCGTCAATGCTTTCCAAACCGCTTACAAAAGAACTTCCGGACGGAACATACGAAAAGAAATCAGAGTGACTTACAGTAACCGCTCCTTTTAAAGTTCCATAAGTTGAACCATTTTTTTCTACAATCATTAATACACCTTCCAAATCATTTTCGTGCTGATCTAATGAATACAAAAGCGGATTATCTGTCCAATCTCTTGGAGAGAAAAAAGCATACGTAATGAACCAATGTGTGTTTGATTCTACTATCGAATAGTAACAATGTGCCGCTAAAGAATTGGCATAAGCCGGAAGATTATTCCAGTTGTTTAAGCCATTCCAGTCATTGTCGTAATTAATAGCCGTAAGATAATCTGATTTTCCTCCTTCGGAATACGTTCCTGTTGCATCTACATCTTTGTAATGAATTGGCGCCCATCTTCTTGCCAAATCAGAACTTGCAGCTGAACTCATTTTTTTGAAGCTTTTTTGTTCTTTTACCACAGCGGTAGTTTCTGCTTCGTCCAATGTCGTGTCCTGACAAGAGAATGTAATTGCAGATAATGCAATAATTAAGACTTTACTTAAAATCTTTTTTGGATTCTGTTTTTTCATAATTCTAGGTTTAATGGTTTATAATAGATTTAAATACACTGATTTTTATAAATTATGGATTAGCATTAGAAACTTGTTTTTGAATTATAATTCTTACTACTTGTAAGTACTGTAAAAGAGAAATCGTACTATCTGAAGGATATTATAATACCGTTAACAAAAAGTTAATAAGATTAAGATTATTTATTGCTTGCAAAGTCAGTAAAAGCGCTGAAGTATTTTAAGTAGATATCGCAGTTAGAATGGCGCGTGCATACAAGTTATAACCGTGATATTGGGAAGATTAAGATATGTTACCGATAAATTAAATTATGGTTAACTGGTTGTGTTTGATTCTATTTTAATGTAATTAATTCTCAAATTTACAAACGTGTCAATAAAGCATAAAACAATTTATTCTCTTATAATAGTACCTTAATAAACGTGCAAAACTACCTTATACCTTCAGAGATTTCATGGCTTTCTTTCAACAATTGTATTTTGGATGAAGCAAATGATGCCAATAATGCATTATACGAACGAATCAAGTTTTTAGCGATTCATTCCTCAAATCTGGATGAATTTTTTAGAGTTAAAATCAGAAAATTGCTGGTCAAAAATTCAAAGAAAAACAAAGATTTACTGGATAAGATTTTAGCCGAAATTAATCTTCAGCAAAATAGATTCGGAGCAATCTGGAACAATTCGATTGTGCCGGAATTATCGGCAAATAATGTAGTTTATTATGAAAATCAAGAGCTTTTAGAAGAACATTTGCATGAGATTGAATATTATTTTAAAAGTATTATTTTGTCTTATATTCAGGTAATTTATATAGCAGTAAACCTTCCAAAAACTTATTTTTTAAACAATAGAAGTTTATACTTTTTAGTCAAGCTAAAAGATTCGGCGGGCAATTATCATTATGCTTATTTAAATATTCCATCGGATAAACTGGATCGATATAAAAAATTGCAAAGTCTGGGAGATACACATTATATTATTTCGATTGATACTATTATAAAGAAATGTTTGTCACTAATATTCCCAACCGGAAAAGTAGTTTCATGCAATGCTATAAAGCTAAACAGAGACGAAAATTACCTTATAGAAGATGAAAATTCAGGAGATTTAATTGCAAAGATTGAAGCAAAAATCGAAGAACGAAAACGAGGTTCATCGACACGATTTTTGTACGATTATAATATGGATGCCGAAACAATTTCGGTATGTAAAAAAGCTTTCAGACTTCATAATAATGAAATGATAAAAGGAGGAAGTCATCACAATCTTTATGATTTATTTAAGTTTCCAAATCCTGTAAAACCAAATCTTCAGGGAGCAAATTATCCAGGTCTTCAACATTTGCCTTTTGAAAGCAATAAGTCGGTTTTTGAAATAATTGACAGACAAAACCAATTGCTTCATTTTCCGTATCAATCGTATTATTATGTGCTTCAGTTTTTTAATCAGGCAGCAATTAACAGAAATGTTCTTGAGATAAAAATTACTTTATATCGTATTTCATCAGAATCATTAATTGCAAATGCTTTGATAAGTGCTGCAAAAAATGGCAAAAAAGTAACTGTTTTTGTAGAAGTTAAAGCGCGTTTTGACGAATACAATAATTTATTCTGGTCGAGAGAAATGAAAAATGCCGGAATAAAAATTATTCAAAGTATGCCGAATTTA
This genomic interval carries:
- a CDS encoding YdeI/OmpD-associated family protein, with the translated sequence MAQLNSKVDEYIAKSEGFAKPILEYLRQIIHETCPDAAEDIKWGTPHYSYKGDHLCMIAGFKNHCSFSIYKAEFIKDKEIAESVKAGKKFGYMDKLKSVSELPSKDVLVSLLKEAMTINENGIKKEKPVSDKPKVIETPDYLVEALNANKKAKEIWESKSDAYRKDYLVWIIDAKTDATRQKRIEQSLEWIAEGKGRFWQYAKK
- a CDS encoding cold-shock protein, which codes for MQEGTVKFFNEEKGFGFITPKNGGSEIFVHVSGLSENIRENDEVRYDVAEGKKGPNAVNVVVA
- the ppk1 gene encoding polyphosphate kinase 1, which gives rise to MQNYLIPSEISWLSFNNCILDEANDANNALYERIKFLAIHSSNLDEFFRVKIRKLLVKNSKKNKDLLDKILAEINLQQNRFGAIWNNSIVPELSANNVVYYENQELLEEHLHEIEYYFKSIILSYIQVIYIAVNLPKTYFLNNRSLYFLVKLKDSAGNYHYAYLNIPSDKLDRYKKLQSLGDTHYIISIDTIIKKCLSLIFPTGKVVSCNAIKLNRDENYLIEDENSGDLIAKIEAKIEERKRGSSTRFLYDYNMDAETISVCKKAFRLHNNEMIKGGSHHNLYDLFKFPNPVKPNLQGANYPGLQHLPFESNKSVFEIIDRQNQLLHFPYQSYYYVLQFFNQAAINRNVLEIKITLYRISSESLIANALISAAKNGKKVTVFVEVKARFDEYNNLFWSREMKNAGIKIIQSMPNLKVHAKVAMVTMKDKYGNKKHYNYMSTGNFNESTANIYSDFGFFTSEKRYTDDLKKVFAFLKSKKKAEAPKHIMAAGFNMKEKLIELIDDEIKNKKEGKEAYIFLKVNGVDEKDIIDKLIEASKAGVDVIMIVRGICTLLPGIKNVSENIEIYRIVDMFLEHSRIYKFANNGQEKVYLSSADMLSRNLNRRIEVAFPIYDQRNIAEINKIIELQLEDNTKRRSVNSEGINELEILDSEIPRRAQTEIYNWIAENNKEESQDF
- a CDS encoding Sir2 family NAD-dependent protein deacetylase, with product MNEQLTEIIKQVYHKKNRNLFTFLTGAGISAESGIPTYRGVDGIWVKGTKFHKPEEFGTFKYFKENPEEVWQYSLFRKKMFENAQTNKSHHEIAEIENLLQDRFHLITQNIDNLHRRSGVERIYEIHGNNREIKCSNGCKEIEFLPAEIEGKNIDEDLTEKDIELLKCKECGSWMRSNILWFDEYYDEKTNKKFSSLKIAKNSGILFIVGTSGATNLPMAIAETTLKYGGTIVDINTEDNLFTALIKDKKNKIIIRETSTEALKTIREILENITKE